Proteins co-encoded in one Conger conger chromosome 4, fConCon1.1, whole genome shotgun sequence genomic window:
- the LOC133126222 gene encoding zinc finger protein Gfi-1-like isoform X1: MPRSFLVKSKKAHSYHQPRSIEEDYSKLDTILAHIYAENKILDETGCCASPLAADSRGSFSPESHLVDTADLSSKSPLSCEGSMCGRSSDYEDLWRPPSPSVSPADSEKSFSPSVDETHPFAVPFRPYAWSNYSGSEFRHLVQPTYHPADLEHPHLAGVDRSSSMGLYGDRAAETSLFTERSTTVGHYNDFSSAASLFETGLYSNHSVHSKVPEIKAESDLLCTRLLLNGSYKCIKCSKVFSTPHGLEVHVRRSHSGTRPYACEICGKTFGHAVSLEQHKAVHSQERSFDCKICGKSFKRSSTLSTHLLIHSDTRPYPCQYCGKRFHQKSDMKKHTFIHTGEKPHKCQVCGKAFSQSSNLITHSRKHTGFKPFGCDLCGKGFQRKVDLRRHKETQHGLK, translated from the exons ATGCCTCGGTCATTCTTGGTGAAGAGCAAAAAAGCTCACAGCTACCACCAACCGAGGTCCATAGAAGAGGACTACAGCAAGCTTGACACAATTTTAGCGCACATATATGCAG AAAACAAGATTCTCGACGAGACAGGATGCTGCGCGAGCCCACTGGCTGCTGATTCTCGGGGCAGCTTTTCCCCGGAATCTCACCTGGTGGACACCGCAGACCTCTCTTCTAAGTCACCCCTCAGTTGCGAAGGTAGCATGTGCGGTCGATCTTCGGACTACGAAGATTTATGGAGGCCTCCGTCTCCTTCGGTCTCACCAG CAGATTCTGAGAAATCTTTTTCGCCTTCTGTGGATGAGACACATCCTTTCGCCGTTCCCTTCCGACCTTATGCGTGGAGTAATTATTCCGGATCCGAATTCAGGCATCTCGTCCAGCCTACGTATCACCCTGCTGACCTGGAGCATCCTCACCTCGCTGGCGTGGACCGGAGCTCATCCATGGGTCTCTACGGAGACAGAGCTGCAGAGACCTCCCTCTTCACAGAGCGGAGTACCACCGTAGGACATTACAATGACTTCAGCTCCGCTGCCAGTCTGTTTGAGACTGGATTGTACTCGAACCACAGCGTGCACAGCAAAGTCCCCGAAATCAAGGCTGAATCAGATCTACTTTGTACTCGCCTTCTGTTGAACGGGTCCTACAAATGCATAAAGTGCAGCAAG GTATTCTCCACGCCGCATGGTCTCGAGGTTCATGTGCGCAGATCGCACAGCGGGACAAGGCCGTATGCTTGTGAAATCTGTGGAAAAACATTCGGCCACGCTGTTAGCCTGGAGCAGCACAAAGCCGTACACTCtcag GAAAGGAGCTTTGACTGCAAAATTTGTGGTAAAAGCTTTAAAAGGTCGTCCACCCTCTCCACACATCTACTCATCCATTCGGATACCCGGCCTTACCCCTGCCAGTACTGCGGGAAGCGGTTCCACCAGAAATCGGACATGAAGAAACACACGTTCATCCACACGG GCGAAAAACCGCACAAGTGCCAAGTGTGTGGAAAAGCCTTCAGTCAGAGCTCCAATCTGATCACTCACAGTCGAAAGCATACTGGATTCAAGCCATTCGGTTGTGACCTCTGCGGTAAAGGATTTCAACGAAAAGTGGATTTGAGAAGACACAAAGAAACTCAACATGGACTAAAATGA
- the LOC133126222 gene encoding zinc finger protein Gfi-1-like isoform X2, translating into MPRSFLVKSKKAHSYHQPRSIEEDYSKLDTILAHIYAENKILDETGCCASPLAADSRGSFSPESHLVDTADLSSKSPLSCEGSMCGRSSDYEDLWRPPSPSVSPDSEKSFSPSVDETHPFAVPFRPYAWSNYSGSEFRHLVQPTYHPADLEHPHLAGVDRSSSMGLYGDRAAETSLFTERSTTVGHYNDFSSAASLFETGLYSNHSVHSKVPEIKAESDLLCTRLLLNGSYKCIKCSKVFSTPHGLEVHVRRSHSGTRPYACEICGKTFGHAVSLEQHKAVHSQERSFDCKICGKSFKRSSTLSTHLLIHSDTRPYPCQYCGKRFHQKSDMKKHTFIHTGEKPHKCQVCGKAFSQSSNLITHSRKHTGFKPFGCDLCGKGFQRKVDLRRHKETQHGLK; encoded by the exons ATGCCTCGGTCATTCTTGGTGAAGAGCAAAAAAGCTCACAGCTACCACCAACCGAGGTCCATAGAAGAGGACTACAGCAAGCTTGACACAATTTTAGCGCACATATATGCAG AAAACAAGATTCTCGACGAGACAGGATGCTGCGCGAGCCCACTGGCTGCTGATTCTCGGGGCAGCTTTTCCCCGGAATCTCACCTGGTGGACACCGCAGACCTCTCTTCTAAGTCACCCCTCAGTTGCGAAGGTAGCATGTGCGGTCGATCTTCGGACTACGAAGATTTATGGAGGCCTCCGTCTCCTTCGGTCTCACCAG ATTCTGAGAAATCTTTTTCGCCTTCTGTGGATGAGACACATCCTTTCGCCGTTCCCTTCCGACCTTATGCGTGGAGTAATTATTCCGGATCCGAATTCAGGCATCTCGTCCAGCCTACGTATCACCCTGCTGACCTGGAGCATCCTCACCTCGCTGGCGTGGACCGGAGCTCATCCATGGGTCTCTACGGAGACAGAGCTGCAGAGACCTCCCTCTTCACAGAGCGGAGTACCACCGTAGGACATTACAATGACTTCAGCTCCGCTGCCAGTCTGTTTGAGACTGGATTGTACTCGAACCACAGCGTGCACAGCAAAGTCCCCGAAATCAAGGCTGAATCAGATCTACTTTGTACTCGCCTTCTGTTGAACGGGTCCTACAAATGCATAAAGTGCAGCAAG GTATTCTCCACGCCGCATGGTCTCGAGGTTCATGTGCGCAGATCGCACAGCGGGACAAGGCCGTATGCTTGTGAAATCTGTGGAAAAACATTCGGCCACGCTGTTAGCCTGGAGCAGCACAAAGCCGTACACTCtcag GAAAGGAGCTTTGACTGCAAAATTTGTGGTAAAAGCTTTAAAAGGTCGTCCACCCTCTCCACACATCTACTCATCCATTCGGATACCCGGCCTTACCCCTGCCAGTACTGCGGGAAGCGGTTCCACCAGAAATCGGACATGAAGAAACACACGTTCATCCACACGG GCGAAAAACCGCACAAGTGCCAAGTGTGTGGAAAAGCCTTCAGTCAGAGCTCCAATCTGATCACTCACAGTCGAAAGCATACTGGATTCAAGCCATTCGGTTGTGACCTCTGCGGTAAAGGATTTCAACGAAAAGTGGATTTGAGAAGACACAAAGAAACTCAACATGGACTAAAATGA